The proteins below are encoded in one region of Bos indicus x Bos taurus breed Angus x Brahman F1 hybrid chromosome 2, Bos_hybrid_MaternalHap_v2.0, whole genome shotgun sequence:
- the WASF2 gene encoding wiskott-Aldrich syndrome protein family member 2, whose product MPLVTRNIEPRHLCRQTLPSVRSELECMTNITLANVIRQLGSLSKYAEDIFGELFTQANTFASRVSSLAERVDRLQVKVTQLDPKEEEVSLQGINTRKAFRSSTVQDQKLFDRNSLPIPVLETYNTCDTPPPLNNLTPYRDDGKEALKFYTDPSYFFDLWKEKMLQDTKDIMKEKRKHRKEKKDNPNRGNVNPRKIKTRKEEWEKMKMGQEFVESKEKPSRYPPTLVYQNGSIGSVENVDAGNYPPPPQSDSISPPSPSFSEDNLPPPPAEFSYPADNNQRAGLKRSSVVSPSHPPPAPPLGSAPGPKPGFAPPPAPPPPPPMINTPPPPPPGGFGSPATPPPPSPPSFPPHPDFAAPPPPPPPPAVDYSTLPPPPLSQSAGGAPPPPPPPPPPGPPPPPFSGADGQLAAPPPPLSDTTKPKSSLPPVSDARSDLLSAIRQGFQLRRVEEQREQEKRDVVGNDVATILSRRIAVEYSDSEDDSSEFDEDEWSD is encoded by the exons ATGCCGTTAGTAACGAGGAACATCGAGCCAAGGCACCTGTGCCGTCAGACGTTGCCTAGCGTTAGAAGCGAGCTGGAATGCATGACCAACATCACCCTGGCAAATGTCATCCGACAGCTGGGCAGCCTGA GTAAATATGCCGAGGACATTTTTGGAGAGCTCTTTACTCAGGCAAATACTTTTGCCTCTCGGGTAAGCTCCCTTGCTGAGAGGGTCGACCGCCTacaagttaaagtcactcagctgGATCCCAAGGAAGAAGAAG TATCACTACAAGGAATCAACACCCGAAAGGCCTTCAGAAGCTCTACTGTTCAAGACCAGAAGCTCTTTGACAGAAACTCTCTCCCCATACCTGTTTTGGAAACATACAACACCTGTGATACTCCTCCACCTCTCAACAACCTTACCCCTTACAG GGACGATGGGAAAGAGGCACTCAAATTCTACACAGACCCTTCGTACTTCTTTGATCTTTGGAAGGAGAAGATGCTGCAGGACACCAAGGATATcatgaaagagaagaggaagcatAGG aaagaaaagaaagataatccAAATCGAGGAAATGTAAACCCACGTAAAATCAAGACACGTAAGGAagagtgggagaaaatgaagATGGGTCAAGAATTTGTGGAATCCAAAGAAAAGCCTTCTCG GTATCCACCCACCTTGGTGTACCAGAATGGCAGCATTGGCTCTGTTGAGAATGTGGATGCAGGCAACtatccaccaccaccacagtcagACTCCATttctccaccttctccttccttctctgaggACAACTTGCCTCCCCCACCAGCAGAATTCAG CTACCCGGCAgacaataaccaaagagctggaCTCAAAAGGTCCAGTGTGGTCAGCCCAAGCCACCCACCGCCAGCTCCTCCTCTGGGCTCTGCGCCAGGCCCCAAACCCGGGTTTGCTCCACCACCTGCCCCTCCGCCTCCACCTCCGATGATAAAcactccacccccaccaccacctggaGGATTTGGGTCTCCAGCGACCCCTCCACCACCTTCACCCCCATCTTTCCCGCCTCACCCCGATTTTGCtgcccctccacctcctcccccacCGCCGGCAGTTGACTACTCGACTCTGCCACCACCTCCCTTGTCCCAGTCAGCAGGAGGCGCACCTCCgcctccgcccccgccccctcctccagggcccccTCCGCCCCCTTTCAGTGGTGCAGATGGCCAGCTGGCTGCACCTCCTCCACCACTTTCTGACACCACCAAGCCCAAGTCCTCCTTGCCTCCTGTGAGCGATGCCCGCAGCGACTTGCTTTCAGCCATCCGTCAAG gCTTTCAGCTGCGCAGGGTTGAGGAGCAGCGGGAACAAGAGAAGCGGGATGTTGTGGGCAACGACGTGGCCACCATCCTGTCGCGTCGCATTGCTGTGGAGTACAGCGATTCGGAAGACGACTCCTCTGAGTTTGATGAAGACGAATGGTCGGATTAA
- the GPR3 gene encoding G-protein coupled receptor 3, with amino-acid sequence MMWGAGSPLAWLSAGPGNVNMSSMGSTEGPTGPATPLPSPTAWDVVLCISGTLVSCENALVVAIIVGTPAFRAPMFLLVGSLAVADLLAGLGLVMHFAAVFCIGSAVMSLVLVGVLAMAFTASIGSLLAITVDRYLSLYNALTYYSETTVTRTYVMLALVWGGALGLGLLPVLAWNCLDARATCGVVYPLSKNHLVVLAVAFFMVFGIMLQLYAQICRIVCRHAQQIALQRHLLPASHYVATRKGIATLAVVLGAFAACWLPFTVYCLLGDAHSPPLYTYLTLLPATYNSMINPIIYAFRNQDVQKVLWAVCCCCSSSKTLFRSRSPSDV; translated from the coding sequence ATGATGTGGGGTGCAGGCAGCCCCCTGGCCTGGCTCTCTGCTGGCCCCGGAAACGTGAACATGAGCAGCATGGGGTCCACAGAGGGGCCCACAGGCCCTGCCACACCGCTGCCCTCCCCCACGGCCTGGGACGTAGTACTGTGCATCTCAGGCACACTGGTGTCCTGTGAGAACGCGCTGGTGGTGGCCATCATCGTGGGCACTCCCGCCTTCCGTGCCCCCATGTTCCTGCTAGTGGGCAGCCTGGCTGTGGCAGACCTGCTGGCAGGCCTGGGCCTGGTCATGCACTTTGCtgctgtcttctgcattggctcaGCAGTGATGAGCCTGGTGCTGGTTGGCGTGCTGGCCATGGCCTTTACTGCCAGCATCGGCAGCCTACTGGCCATCACCGTTGATCGCTACCTTTCTCTGTACAATGCGCTCACCTACTACTCAGAGACAACAGTGACGCGGACCTATGTGATGCTGGCCCTAGTGTGGGGGGGCGCGCTGGGCCTGGGGCTGCTGCCTGTGCTGGCCTGGAACTGCCTGGATGCCCGGGCCACATGCGGCGTGGTCTATCCGCTCTCCAAGAACCATCTGGTGGTCCTGGCCGTTGCCTTCTTCATGGTGTTTGGCATCATGCTGCAGCTGTATGCCCAGATCTGTCGCATTGTCTGCCGCCACGCCCAGCAGATTGCCCTCCAGCGGCACCTGCTGCCTGCCTCCCACTACGTGGCCACCCGAAAGGGCATAGCCACCCTGGCCGTGGTGCTTGGCGCCTTTGCCGCCTGCTGGCTGCCCTTCACCGTCTACTGCCTGTTGGGCGatgcccactccccacccctctaCACCTATCTCACCCTGCTCCCTGCCACCTACAACTCCATGATCAACCCCATCATCTACGCCTTCCGCAACCAGGACGTGCAGAAGGTGCTGTgggctgtctgctgctgctgttcctcTTCCAAGACGCTCTTCCGATCCCGCTCCCCCAGTGATGTCTAG